A window of the Tiliqua scincoides isolate rTilSci1 chromosome 5, rTilSci1.hap2, whole genome shotgun sequence genome harbors these coding sequences:
- the LOC136652945 gene encoding uncharacterized protein F54H12.2-like has product MESSSLEFFIAGNGEDYLDLNNTLLYLRCKIVKEDGGNIDRQAEVALVNYPIASIFSQLDVTLGDRLISQSNNCYPYRAFIESVLNYGEYALSSQFSAGMFYKDTPGEHDSADLDGQNEEFIKRVGLIAESRKIELLGHLHADLFFQEKLLLNRVDVKIKLTRSKDRFCMMTDDANVHYKLKLLTASLFVKKVRVSPGVRLGHAEALLTATAKYPVDHVSMKVFSLPAGSRVSNQENLFLGQLPKMFVIGLVDNDAFSGTFSKNPFNFKHYDINFFAIYLSGYQIPAKPFQPDFQEGSCVREYMSLVHASGKHMKDKELIVNREDFARGTRSLPSTCPLTRNAASTIP; this is encoded by the coding sequence ATGGAGTCTTCATCATTGGAGTTTTTCATTGCgggaaatggggaggattatttggatttaaacaacactctacttTACCTGAGATGtaaaattgtaaaagaagatgggGGTAACATTGATCGACAGGCAGAAGTGGCGTTGGTGAACTACCCTATCGCTTCCATTTTTAGTCAGCTGGACGTGACCCTGGGAGACAGACTCATCAGCCAGAGCAACAACTGCTATCCCTATAGGGCTTTCATCGAGTCTGTGCTAAACTACGGCGAATACGCACTTTCCAGTCAGTTCTCTGCAGgaatgttttacaaagacacaccTGGTGAACATGACTCAGCGGACCTGGATGGGCAAAACGAAGAGTTTATTAAAAGAGTGGGACTgattgctgaaagcagaaaaatagaactcctGGGTCATCTCCACGCGGACCTCTTTTTTCAGGAAAAACTGTTGTTAAACAGGGTGGACGTGAAAATTAAACTCACCCGGAGCAAAGACAGATTCTGCATGATGACTGATGACGCAAACGTCCATTACAAGTTGAAGCTTTTGACAGCGTCGCTGTTTGTAAAGAAGGTGAGAGTCTCCCCGGGGGTACGGCTGGGGCATGCTGAAGCTTTGCTTACAGCCACCGCCAAGTATCCCGTGGACCATgtcagtatgaaagtgtttagtctCCCGGCGGGGAGTCGCGTTAGtaaccaggagaacctgtttctggGACAATTGCCGAAGATGTTCGTGATCGGCCTGGTGGACAACGACGCTTTCAGCGGAACCTTCAGCAAAAACCCgtttaactttaagcattatgacatcaatttttttgctatttacctgtcggggtacCAAATCCCAGCAAAGCCGTTTCAACCAGACTTTCAGgaaggaagctgtgtgagggagtacatgagcctggtgcacgcctctggtaagcacatgaaagacaaggagctgatagtcaacagagaagactttgcGAGGGGTACACGCTCTTTGCCTTCGACCTGTCCCCTGACCAGGAATGCGGCGAGCACTATTCCTTGA